A window from Hemicordylus capensis ecotype Gifberg chromosome 2, rHemCap1.1.pri, whole genome shotgun sequence encodes these proteins:
- the LOC128342875 gene encoding signal peptide peptidase-like 2B, giving the protein MKDNYRMPRKLVWLLTSLLLLFIPQALAQNPGVIQISPEKGGDYCFLFPSQWMKSHQEWNKTNIHWLNTEPSAQNITYAAMCCLPTFFGEDYTDGGGFSTRIVSVREGNCNLFESARLHQTNRTHGLLTLGGDAPYPTRSWRSGYNWGHCEEITVPGILLSDVDILYLLFKNLIRDLLYKTGIIYLMSMAIVMIGSCWAGSTEKKKQQYIESQTEEDFGEITMDTNIYFTCTSTVMATFILLALYFFYDYLVHAMISVFFLYASFSLYGCLIPIVRKLPFGKHVIHFPYFQKDLEIRTLLLVVLCMSVNVVWVVCRNEEWGWVLQDILGISIGIYILRTVHIPTLKNCSLFLLAHLFYDVLCLFATPFLTKTGRSITDITAFRSSDSEAIPFLLEVPILPSTSFPDGSSFTAVGLGDIVLPGFLVTYCHRFDIQVNSSGVYFLASTLAYSYGLLMTFVAATLLQTSQSTLLYLVPCILITSLAVAVARKEVIIFWAGVDSADNLPHPPSQRVTNHSETLKNEEGEHCQQSRGKQISNITFHQEELNSSSTFTEELSDLETHTEEMFNYMPSHDELASQHDDSKKEETLEE; this is encoded by the coding sequence GGACAACTATAGAATGCCAAGGAAGCTGGTATGGTTGCTAACCAGCTTGCTCCTGCTCTTTATTCCACAAGCACTTGCTCAGAACCCTGGAGTCATCCAAATCAGTCCAGAAAAAGGAGGAGATTactgctttctcttcccttcaCAATGGATGAAATCCCATCAGGAGTGGAACAAAACCAACATTCACTGGCTCAATACTGAACCATCAGCACAGAACATCACTTACGCAGCCATGTGTTGCCTTCCTACATTCTTCGGGGAGGATTACACTGATGGTGGTGGATTCAGCACAAGAATTGTGTCTGTGAGGGAGGGAAACTGCAATCTCTTTGAGAGTGCCAGACTCCATCAAACAAACAGAACCCATGGGCTCTTGACTCTTGGTGGAGATGCGCCATATCCCACAAGAAGctggagatctggatacaactggGGTCACTGTGAAGAGATCACTGTGCCAGGGATTCTGCTCAGTGATGTAGACATTCTCTACTTACTGTTCAAAAACTTGATCAGGGACCTGCTATACAAAACTGGGATCATCTATCTGATGTCAATGGCTATAGTCATGATAGGAAGTTGCTGGGCAGGAAGCACAGAGAAGAAAAAGCAACAATATATTGAAAGCCAAACAGAAGAAGATTTTGGTGAGATAACAATGGACACAAACATCTACTTCACATGTACTTCCACAGTAATGGCCACGTTCATACTTCTTGCTCTCTACTTCTTCTATGATTACTTGGTGCATGCAATGATTAGCGTTTTCTTTCTATATGCGTCTTTCAGCCTATATGGTTGTTTGATTCCGATTGTGAGAAAGCTCCCATTTGGAAAACATGTAATCCATTTTCCATATTTTCAGAAAGATCTAGAGATCAGAACATTGCTTCTGGTAGTATTATGCATGTCTGTCAATGTAGTCTGGGTAGTCTGCAGAAATGAGGAGTGGGGCTGGGTTTTGCAAGACATCTTAGGAATTTCTATTGGCATTTACATTCTGAGAACAGTTCACATACCTACCTTAAAGAACTGTAGCTTGTTTCTGCTGGCTCATCTGTTTTATGATGTACTTTGTCTGTTCGCCACCCCTTTTCTAACCAAAACTGGAAGGAGCATCACGGACATAACAGCATTTAGGTCCTCCGATTCTGAAGCAATCCCCTTTCTGTTAGAGGTACCAATATTACCTTCAACATCATTTCCAGATGGCAGTTCTTTTACTGCTGTAGGTCTTGGAGATATTGTACTTCCTGGTTTCCTGGTAACCTACTGCCACAGATTTGACATTCAAGTCAACTCGTCAGGGGTTTATTTTCTAGCTTCCACTCTGGCCTACAGCTATGGTCTTTTGATGACTTTTGTAGCAGCAACATTATTGCAGACAAGTCAATCGACTCTCCTGTACTTAGTGCCCTGTATACTCATCACTAgtcttgctgttgctgttgctcgcAAGGAGGTGATTATTTTTTGGGCAGGTGTGGATTCTGCTGATAACCTGCCTCATCCTCCTTCACAAAGAGTCACCAATCACTCAGAGACATTAAAAAATGAAGAGGGAGAACACTGTCAACAAAGCAGGGGAAAACAAATAAGCAACATCACATTCCACCAAGAAGAACTTAACAGTTCCAGCACATTCACAGAAGAGTTATCTGACCTGGAGACACATACTGAGGAGATGTTTAACTACATGCCAAGTCATGATGAACTAGCCAGTCAACACGACGACTCCAAAAAAGAAGAGACCCTAGAAGAATAG